AAAgacctcttcttcctcccctcctccctccctccctccctccctctctctgaaAACAAGAGAATAACAAGGAGAGCTGATGTCTGTTGCTCTGGGAGCTCCCTCAGGCTCCAAGGACATTGCACTTGCCACCCAGGAGATGGAGAAAGAAGACAACAAGGACAAGAAGccaggggaggaggaggaggacgaggaGGTGGAAAAAGAGAGTGAGACCAATGGCGATGCCGACGAGAAGCTGAGCAGGAAACACAGCTGCACTTCCGTCGGTTCGACCGACATCAACGACGAGGATGGCGGCGATGATGAGGACGACGATGTGAAGAGAGCGGTGCAGCTGGGCCCCCAGGTCCCACTCAAGGAGCAGCTGGAGATGGACAAGGTGGTTTGGTGGCACTGTTGGTGCTCATAGATTTGGTTAAGGAAAAGTAGACCTGCAGGCTTTAGATTCTTGTTGGCTTTGGCTTTTGTCTTTTTCTAATGCAACTGGGGGTGTTGGGAATGGGAAATGTGGTTGGCAGGATGATGAGAGCTTGAGGAGATGGAAGGAGCAGCTCCTGGGAAGCGTTGATCTGAATGATGTGGGAGGTATTTCTTCTTGGAATTCATTTGCTCATTTATTCATTTCTTTAATCTCATTTTAGCTTAGTAGTTGTATGCCTGCATGTttagttaattattttatttttttggagttGTCTTTCTGTCTTGATTCTAGAGTGATTTTCCCTTCAATGGCATATGAGGACAGTTTATTTATACATGGTGAAATTTATACCTGTCAAGATGGATATTTCATTGATTTTCTAATGTTTGATGTACCTCATTTACGTTTATAGTTCATTTATACTGTATTATCCTAtcctctaaaatttgattttgtgaTTTTACCTCATAAATTAGAAAGTCATTTCAGGATCTCTTTGTTTGCTGCTAATATAATTATTCCAAATGCTTGACACTAATTTGTCATTCCTTCATATTTTGCATCTTTCTTTCATAAATTTAATGTTCAACAAGGCCATGCTGAACCTAGGAAGCATTTATCTCCTAATTCTGTTGCTCCTTTATCTTCATTCTTTCATGTTCCTAGTCCTGTTTTCAGCCCCTGGCTTCTAAACTTTTttcaaaggaaagaaaaatatcGGTCGGCTACTATGTGTGTGACAATGTGGACATAATGATCAACAAAACTAGTTCtgctttttatttatattttctttttctgaaaaactTGCGGGGGATCTTTACAGAGAATCCAGATCCAGAAGTAAAAATCCTTGACCTTACCATCCTGACTGCTGGTCGTCCGGATGTTGTTTTACCAATTCCCTTTGTCCCTGATGCAAAGGGATATGCATTTGCTCTCAAAGAAGAAAGCCGCTACCGTCTCAAGTTCTCCTTCAATGTCTCCAACAACATTGTCTCTGGGTTCAGATACACGAACACAGTGTGGAAGACTGGAGTCAGAGGTATATTAGATTCTCTTTGGCTTCTTTTGCTAGAACTAGAGCAA
The DNA window shown above is from Elaeis guineensis isolate ETL-2024a chromosome 8, EG11, whole genome shotgun sequence and carries:
- the LOC105049601 gene encoding rho GDP-dissociation inhibitor 1 gives rise to the protein MSVALGAPSGSKDIALATQEMEKEDNKDKKPGEEEEDEEVEKESETNGDADEKLSRKHSCTSVGSTDINDEDGGDDEDDDVKRAVQLGPQVPLKEQLEMDKDDESLRRWKEQLLGSVDLNDVGENPDPEVKILDLTILTAGRPDVVLPIPFVPDAKGYAFALKEESRYRLKFSFNVSNNIVSGFRYTNTVWKTGVRVENTKVMLGTFSPQKEPYTYELDEETTPSGMFARGSYSARTKFMDDDGKVYLDMSYYFEIRKDWPTTS